Proteins from a single region of Corynebacterium casei LMG S-19264:
- the cycA gene encoding D-serine/D-alanine/glycine transporter, whose protein sequence is MASHDVGKSQIKTKEPEREPQVDSDHLQRGLSNRHIQLIAIGGAIGTGLFMGSGKTISLAGPSVLLVYGIIGFMLFFVMRAMGELLLSNLNYKSLRDAVSDILGPTAGFVCGWTYWFCWIVTGMADVVAITGYVQYWWSGVPLWLPGALTIVLLLGLNLVAVRLFGELEFWFAIIKLAAITALIVTGVVMIVAHFQSPDGDVAAVSNLIDHGGFFPNGIAGFLAGFQIAIFAFVGVELAGTAAAETKDPEKTLPRAINSIPIRIVVFYSLALAVIMMVTPWDKVHADSSPFVQMFALAGLPAAAGIINFVVLTSAASSANSGIFSTSRMLFGLAREGQAPTRWGFLSRNQVPARGLIFSVACLVPSLVVLYAGSSIIDAFTLITTVSSVLFMVVWSLILVAYLVFRKKFPERHEASKFKVPGGAFMCWVVLAFFAFMVVVLTFENDTRSALMATPIWFLILFAGWRISGGAKGAEQRVNH, encoded by the coding sequence ATGGCATCTCATGATGTGGGAAAATCACAAATTAAAACCAAAGAACCCGAAAGAGAACCGCAGGTAGACTCCGACCACCTTCAACGTGGTCTCAGCAACCGCCATATTCAGTTGATTGCGATTGGCGGTGCAATCGGTACCGGACTATTTATGGGATCCGGCAAAACCATCTCGCTTGCTGGTCCCTCGGTTCTTTTGGTGTACGGCATTATCGGCTTCATGCTCTTCTTCGTCATGCGGGCGATGGGAGAGTTGCTGCTCTCAAACCTCAACTACAAGTCTCTGCGTGACGCAGTGTCGGATATTCTTGGGCCTACCGCTGGCTTTGTCTGTGGTTGGACCTACTGGTTCTGTTGGATCGTCACTGGCATGGCCGATGTCGTAGCTATCACCGGATACGTTCAATACTGGTGGTCGGGCGTCCCACTATGGCTGCCGGGAGCGTTGACCATTGTTCTGCTGCTTGGGTTAAATCTCGTGGCAGTTCGCCTCTTTGGTGAGCTGGAATTCTGGTTCGCAATCATCAAACTGGCGGCCATTACCGCATTGATTGTCACCGGCGTGGTGATGATTGTGGCCCATTTCCAGTCACCGGACGGGGACGTCGCGGCGGTCTCGAATCTGATTGACCACGGAGGTTTCTTCCCGAACGGCATCGCTGGGTTCCTTGCCGGATTCCAGATTGCCATCTTCGCCTTTGTTGGTGTGGAACTGGCCGGTACCGCTGCCGCAGAAACGAAGGATCCGGAAAAGACTCTTCCCCGCGCTATCAACTCGATTCCTATTCGTATCGTCGTGTTCTACAGCCTTGCCCTCGCGGTCATCATGATGGTCACTCCATGGGACAAGGTCCATGCTGATTCGAGCCCGTTTGTTCAGATGTTCGCCCTGGCTGGCTTGCCGGCGGCGGCCGGCATCATCAACTTTGTGGTGCTTACCTCGGCTGCGTCGTCCGCCAACAGCGGCATTTTCTCCACCTCACGGATGCTGTTTGGCCTGGCTCGTGAGGGCCAAGCGCCAACGCGGTGGGGATTTTTGTCCCGAAACCAAGTTCCGGCCCGCGGCTTGATCTTTTCAGTAGCCTGCCTGGTCCCGAGTTTGGTGGTTTTGTACGCCGGCTCCAGCATCATCGATGCATTTACGCTCATCACCACAGTTTCCTCCGTGCTCTTCATGGTGGTGTGGAGCCTCATCTTGGTGGCATACCTCGTCTTTAGGAAGAAATTCCCGGAGCGCCACGAGGCTTCCAAGTTCAAGGTGCCAGGCGGCGCGTTCATGTGTTGGGTGGTGCTAGCTTTCTTTGCCTTCATGGTTGTTGTTTTGACCTTTGAGAACGACACCCGCTCTGCTCTCATGGCGACCCCAATTTGGTTCTTGATTCTCTTTGCCGGCTGGCGTATTTCCGGCGGTGCCAAAGGCGCAGAGCAACGGGTTAATCATTAA
- a CDS encoding NUDIX hydrolase gives MVLPQIHVSAVVFRDSQNQVLTVRKRGTEKFMFPGGKPDPGESALDTAVREVHEELGIDLDATHLTPLGVFEAPAANEAEHNVVATVFSYNGVVSPNAAAEIAELSWVSPHDPDVVLAPLLADHVFPALDADQVRS, from the coding sequence ATGGTTTTGCCTCAGATTCATGTCAGCGCCGTTGTCTTTCGCGATTCTCAGAACCAAGTTCTCACCGTCCGCAAACGCGGTACTGAGAAGTTTATGTTTCCCGGCGGCAAACCCGATCCCGGTGAATCTGCCCTCGACACCGCGGTGCGCGAGGTCCATGAAGAACTCGGGATTGACCTCGACGCCACCCATCTCACCCCGCTCGGCGTGTTCGAAGCCCCCGCCGCCAACGAAGCCGAGCACAACGTTGTTGCAACCGTATTTTCCTACAACGGTGTCGTTTCCCCGAACGCCGCCGCCGAGATCGCTGAACTATCCTGGGTCTCCCCGCACGACCCAGACGTTGTTCTAGCGCCACTGCTCGCCGACCACGTGTTCCCAGCCCTCGACGCTGACCAGGTCCGTTCTTAG